caaataaacaTGTGCTTCAAATCAGGagtcatatataaaaaatacaggATGACGTCGATACAACATACTTTATTTATCGTCAAATATGTTAAACAGTGAACGTAAGCTCCGACGAACTTGTGATTCTGATGTACAGACAGTTAATATAGACTAAACACACAGATAAAGATTATGTTTAATGACTAATGACTTTTCTGTTCAGGAGACCTTAATTTCTCAATAAATTCATTTGgtccaaggatttataagtaagaAGGATCTGTCACTGTCTCATTACACTAATAAACACCATGCGAAATGCCTATGAACcaggaataaaaaccatttttctcaaaaaaTACCTGTCTTATCGATTCAAATGAAACACCAGTGTAAAGCTAATAAATTTCACAATGTCTTGAGTACTTGGTTTAAGGACGGAAGACATAGAAGAAATGTctttaattttcattcaaaaaaatatgacatctcATGAAATGACGACCTGCTTCAGAAAATAAGATTGTAAGCCTCGATCTCGCTACGTACAGTGTACATCAAAGgttgcgccggcggatatcaaaggaaatcagtcgtcgcccaacgttaCGGTCACTGCACAAACACAAAATCGCTTACCACGTAATCATCAAAAACCCCaagtgacttatccttctcatctATGTCCTTGATTTTGTCCAGTAGAATGTTGTTTGTTAACTagtaatttgtacatgtacagttacaCACCAGTGGCAGTACGTACAATTGCAGGTACTTGAAGCTCTAAAGCTACTATAGCTGACTCAGACTGTAAATAGAAAATTATTTACAAGCATTaaagtataaaaacaaattaaacaggCTACCAGTATTACTTTTTTTCATGGTACAGGGGGTAAACGTAAAATTATCATATGTTGGTCctagtcaatgtcaatatgaaaattgaaggaaaaaacagtatatatatatatttatgtgtatatatatatattactgtaaaAGTATTGGATTCATCCACATTTACAGATATGCAGGACATAAACAAGGGGTAGTATATATATGAATGAATCCAATACTTTTACATCTGTGTACTGTTTTCTTTTTCAGCTTCCATACtgataaatatttacagttacAGTTTAAACACTAGTACTTCATTTACCATATATTCACAGATAATTCACATGTAATTGGCTTTGTTGTACCTGTAAGTCTGAAGACTTGTGATTGAGGCAGACTCCAGAGGCTTGGTGGTTATATATTCTACTATATTGACATTTATTACTTCAAAGGTTATGTTATACATGCAtgattataatgttttaaaagagatgtaatatataattatgttttgatatttcattcaGACTGCAGCTTACGAAGAAGATGCTAGAATTAAAAAGATACAACAGGAGAAGGAAGCAAGACTACAAAAATTTAAAGATGATGTAAAACATAGAGTAAGGTTATTGGAAAAAGCCAGAAAACAACAAGAATTGGAAAAGAGTTACAAAGCTGTAAGTTTCATTAGAAATAAAAAGACATAATGGAGACCACTGTATTCTATACCCTTTTCACTATTAATGATTTCTTCAATACATGCATATCAAATAGAGAAAAATATAGTGTAAAGGATTTGAATTCGAATAAAAATTATGTTTGAGtgataattgttaaaattagtAATGATTAATTCAATAAATGCACATCAGAAAGGAGAGCAAAAAATTGTTGAAAGAATTTAATATATGTTCAATTGATTTTGTAAATCATAATTAATAGAATTGAATAAAAATCATAGTATAACAGATATGATGTTCTGATTACCCATATTGTCAGTACATGATCATGATACTGGCGATCAGTTgagaacaaaaataaaattgatcaGGTTATGGAGTATCATGAAATCAAAGCGGCACTGTTAAAGTCTTAAGTCTTCCTTATACTACATAATCATTACCAGTACCTACAAACAGACATTTCTTTTACATAGTAAAAAGTCACATGGACGAGATGGTTGAGATAATAAGCTTAAAAacctttttcaaaatatacagacaaagATATCTCGTTTGTTTTAAAGTCAACTAGATTTTTCatctatttgatatattttttttaagattgAGCATGAAAGAAAAGTTGTGAGACAAAGTGCCTTTTCGAAGGAAAACACACTTCCAAGGAAAGATAACTGTATTGTACAGCGTAACCATGCCCTAAcaatcaaacaaaggaataCATCATCATCTTTTGCAGGtatgtattattatattgttcatcttttctgttttaaatataatatttcattataccACATACAAGATGAAATGGAAAGATATATTTTGCTTAAACATGCATGGAATACATCCATGAGATAATTTTGCTTACATGTCAATCTTAATCTGTTGCCAATCacaatgtttgatttttttttctatttacatttattataaaataacaagttccatcattatttgataaataagCAACAAAGTCCCAACTTGTCCATCCATATACAGTAAATAATGGTAGACAAAACAACTCTTTGGAAAGTACATTGGCAAGCCATATTGATCCAGCCATTTCTCAGTTAGCTAGATAAGTATACCAATCCTGAGTTTGAATGCTCTTTGATTCATATTGTTTCATCATGCTGTTTTCTATTGCTgtgataaatgatttttatgaaatatacaaaGTAGCATTTAATCATTAGcagtttatattgttgtatttgTGTTCTGAATATGTCTTTATCTACACACTTTTAACAGAGGAACTCCAGGATTCTACTTATAAAGCTTTTCAAGATCAGACAAATCAGGtaaattaaatcatattttttttaattacacgTAAGCTCAAACTCAAAGGCtctttatttatgtttttcatACAGTTTTTGTGAATCAGTGCATGATATTGAAAATGTTGTTATAGAAAAATGCTTAAGGATCATCCTGGTGCCTTTATATCAAGTTTTACCTTGCCTTATCAGATCCACAAGTTCACAACACAGGCGCGTAAGAAACTCAGTTCTAAACAGGTGATCACAGAAGACTTCATCCCAGATGATTTACCTGGTGGAGTCTGGAAAGTATCTAGGACAAGAGATGTAAGTGAGGTTTTCATCATCAAACTTGAGACTTTATTTACTTAAGACTGTTTTTGATGATGATTTTAAACTACAGGGTACTTGTATTGCTACCTTTTTTCTTAGAGAATTGagtgaaaatcattttttttctctggctgtacaatgtatatgaccAGGTTTGTAAATTTTTTGCTTCATTTGTAGCATTTTCACCACAAGGAGATTCACAAAATGTAATGAACTTTTTTAATTGCTGATACTGtgtatgtatttaaaaatattgacaCATTTACAGCATCCATCATCCAGACAAACTATGGAGCCGGCAGTTATTGAATTAAATGAAGAAGATGAGACTGGAGGATGGACATCGAGAACCGACCAGCCAAAAATTGTCATTCCTACAGGTCagtttgaagtaaaattttgttttcttctttgtTATATTAATATGAACTTATCTAGTACAGACAAAAGGCAAACAATTTCCGTTCTAGACCCAATTCACTTTTGTTTCTATAAATTGAATGAATACAGTAATGTAAAATTACTTAATTTCGCAgacatttttttgtgtgtgttttcaTGCCTAACAATATTTACAGATAGATTTTGTTCGCAATTTAGATTGTTTTTTGAAGAATACCGTGGCTAGCAATTTTCAATGATTCTAACTGCTCATGAAATACACGAAATTTAATCACACTTGAAAATTAGTTGGTTTACAGACATATTTGTATCgttcaacaagaggcccagagggcctgtattgctcacctggtttgtaataccaagtaatgttctgaatacaggttcattggtttttttggaaggaatttgaatatttacctctaattcccctattgggcccctcctGCCAccagggggtcagagtcaaaaatttatacaaattctgttccccttcccccaaggatgtttgtggccaaatttggtaacaatccatgcagaactctaggacaagtagcgatttataggatttttctctaattcccctattgcccccctcctgcccccggggggtcagagccaaaatttatacaagttctgttccccttcccccaaggatgtttgtggccaaatttggtcacaatccatgcagaactctaggacaagtagcgatttataagatttacctctaattcaccTATTGGGGCCCCCCTCCTGCCCGGGgggtctgagccaaaatttatacaagttctgttccccatcccccatggatgtttgtggccaaatttagtcacaatccatgcagaactctaagacaagtagcgatttataggatttaccttttattcccctattgggccctgcccctcctgtcccAAGGGAGTCAGAGCcgaaatttatacaggttctgttcccctttccccaaggatgtttgttgccaaatttggttacaatccatgcagaactctatgactagtagcgatttaaagaaaatgttgacagacggacgacggacgccgcgccatgacataagctcaccggccctttgggccaggtgaactaaaaattagaatttaaattgaataagtttttattttctaatttatgtTTCTTTTGGTTCATATGAAGGAAGTCAAGATTATGATGAAAATACAGAAAAGACACAGCAAATGAAGATGGTGCACTTTGATTTGGAACCAAGCAAAGACGAATCAAGACAGGAAAGAATAGCAAGAAAAACAAGTATATATTGCATtatttaattacattgtatttttatttcataccaCACCATGAaacaaagcaaaataaatcattttagatattttttgtgtgtgttaattagacatatgtatacacgattgaacactaaatattgttcaaatgatgagtattgtttatgctctgttggtggtggagcatctttatatatacatgtacaataacattTAAGAAAAACTCTCTTCTCTTGTCTCATGACTGTGCGCCAGTGTTAACCTCCATAATCAGTTCCATAAATAACCAggtttaacaataaaatatatttcatcttGGTAGGGTTTTAATAAGGTATGTTACTGAATGTCAACAACTAgagatatttattttcttgtgtCATTCTTGGTATATTGGTAAGTACAGCAGTCTGAAATATCACTTACAGTTACAACCATCAGTGGTACCCAGATCAACAGAAATATCCCACATGTACCGAACATTTACATAGGGGTACAGTCGGAGGAAGAGAAACAGAGAATAAAGAGCCAACAAGCCACCTATCGAAGGCTATTCATGGACATCGAGAGAGAACAAGTGAAAGAGAATCTCAAACGCAAAGAGCACAGAAAACGAATTCAGAGGCAAGTACAGCTAgtacaatatttgttttcaatcatcAATAAAAACTGTTGTTTTGATGAACTTAAATCAAATACAATACCCATGCACTAAAATCAGAAATGTATTCAAAGGCAATACTGTAAAACCATTAAATTTTGTTGGACATTTAGTTTTGTTTATTTCGTGGGGACATAAAAAACgaagaaaataaaacacaaacaaaaaatttaaCCAGAAGTATATAAATCTTCATTATGTccaaaaataaaaagaacaacGAAAATTCCCcccaatgaaaatgttttggACATCAAAGAAAGAATTTTCATCTCCCAAGTTAAATGTTTTTACAGTACGTTACCCTAAATGTactaaaatttgtaaatactgtacctggtacatgtaaattttttatattaagaataaaaatatatcaatcaagAATTGTTTCcacaaaatgtatattgtatatatttatttgaatcaaTCCAATTAAATAGACTGAAGAAGGAAAAAGAGGAAGAGAGGAGAGAAGAAGAGGAGAAATCTCGTCGCTTTGTTGAGCCCCGAGACCCTATCACTGGAGAAACCTCGCTCCAGGCCTTGACCCGAGAAATTGAAGAGCAGGAGCAGGTCAAGGAAACACTGCGACAGAACCAACTACGATTGAAGAAACTCCGGGAAATGGAAAGGTGAGTCACTTTGAAAATGTACACACTTTTAGTCTCACTCAAGGCACTTACAGCTGTATCTCAATGGTTCAAGTACTAATGTCCTTCTACCATTTGGACCCTCTGAAGGTTTCTTAAACGTTTGGCTAGCAGGAGCTCAAATTGACCTTCTATAAAGTTCTCACTTTTACATCACTATTCTTAATGTGTTTGTTATGTTCAAGGTTTGTGGAGGCACTAAGAGCACAACTCCGTGAGAAAATTGAGCTTAAAGGAATCCAGTTACCTCCCCTTTGTTGTTGTGGTAGCACAGTGTGGGACACTAACCCAGAAACGTGTGCAAACAATTGTGTATTCTACAAAAACCCTAGAGGTGAGACACCTTTCGTTGTCTAACTGGTGTTAGTGAATATTTGATTATCTGTCATTTACTTAGCCAATGAAAAAAGTAATTCTTTAACTAACAAATACCATTGTCTACTGATCAGAATTTGATTACACATGCTGTAGCTGATAATTTTATCCTTAAAATAAAGAGTAATTGCAGTAAAtcatgtacatagtatatagcCAGATGATGAAATTTTAATTCTGTAAAATAACTTTTTGAGGTTTTAGACCAAAATCATGCATCTCAATAAGAATCTGCTTccatattttctaattttcattatCTTTGTGTTCTTCCAAAGGTTTCGCCAAAGCTCTACAGTCACTGCTGATATCCTGTGATGTGTCCTGACAAGGGAAGATAATTATGTGTTCACTAGACTTCACCACACATCATTGAGTGATGATTTACAGCATTATCCACCTTTTATACAAAGTGAAATGGAGGGAATAGTATCTCTGTCATTCTGTCATTCCATTCTGGATACTGAATACAGCTAAAATCTGCATGGAGTCAATCGTCATGGAGACCAGCTGGTGTAGTGGCAGAGTGTAGCTTCTGTATCATTAAAGATCAAAAGATGTTACATCAAGGATCGCACTTCACTTGGAGAGTTTTCAATGTCTGTGCATCCTCTGTGAACAGTGTGGTCATCACCAGCAGTTGCGATggatacacatgtaatattaatATCCATTTCAGTGAAATACTTGGCTAATATCAGTTCGAGATTTAAATTTTCTGTTTCCTAATATAGAATAATCTCTTGACTGGTACATTTACCTTCATGGAAagtgtagacattacagtaagaGAAAAACAGACTGCATGATTACAAAACTTTTCCTAAGGAACATGTGCAGgtcatgtatttatattcttGGTTTTTCCCCCAAATGCTCttaagtacagtgtacatgcaTTTAACAA
This genomic window from Argopecten irradians isolate NY chromosome 11, Ai_NY, whole genome shotgun sequence contains:
- the LOC138334686 gene encoding trichohyalin-like, producing the protein MASKIRPASENCLRKISKPVISTDVMGNRNVEVRAVGAWVQPAVSVHSEGVTAAYEEDARIKKIQQEKEARLQKFKDDVKHRVRLLEKARKQQELEKSYKAIEHERKVVRQSAFSKENTLPRKDNCIVQRNHALTIKQRNTSSSFAEELQDSTYKAFQDQTNQIHKFTTQARKKLSSKQVITEDFIPDDLPGGVWKVSRTRDHPSSRQTMEPAVIELNEEDETGGWTSRTDQPKIVIPTGSQDYDENTEKTQQMKMVHFDLEPSKDESRQERIARKTITTISGTQINRNIPHVPNIYIGVQSEEEKQRIKSQQATYRRLFMDIEREQVKENLKRKEHRKRIQRLKKEKEEERREEEEKSRRFVEPRDPITGETSLQALTREIEEQEQVKETLRQNQLRLKKLREMERFVEALRAQLREKIELKGIQLPPLCCCGSTVWDTNPETCANNCVFYKNPRGFAKALQSLLISCDVS